A window from bacterium encodes these proteins:
- a CDS encoding cytochrome C, producing MSELYDVSAHGVALAEGKKNDEGHGAPVCTNCHSAHEIAPVNEPWKAHVVEECGHCHERLYETYFETYHGKVTRLGGELTAKCSDCHTPHSNLPASDVKSTVNARNLVATCSQCHPDASTNFVEYHPHGDHRDAKKFPEIYWSYTLMSGLLVGTLSFFGLHT from the coding sequence GTGTCCGAGCTGTACGACGTGAGCGCCCACGGCGTCGCTCTCGCGGAAGGCAAGAAGAACGACGAAGGGCACGGCGCGCCCGTCTGCACGAACTGCCACTCGGCGCACGAGATCGCGCCCGTGAACGAGCCCTGGAAGGCCCACGTGGTGGAGGAATGCGGGCACTGCCACGAGCGCCTCTACGAGACCTACTTCGAGACCTACCACGGCAAGGTCACCCGGCTCGGCGGGGAGCTCACCGCGAAGTGCAGCGACTGCCACACGCCGCACTCGAACCTGCCGGCCAGCGACGTGAAGTCCACCGTGAACGCGCGGAACCTCGTGGCGACGTGCAGTCAGTGCCATCCGGACGCGTCCACGAACTTCGTGGAGTACCACCCGCACGGCGATCATCGCGACGCGAAGAAGTTCCCCGAGATCTACTGGTCCTACACGCTCATGTCCGGCCTGCTGGTGGGAACGCTCAGCTTCTTCGGCCTGCACACCG